DNA from Chryseomicrobium sp. FSL W7-1435:
ATGACCTGAAGGAAAACTAAAGGACAAAAGCTGACCTTCCAGTTCAGGTCGTTCTCGTTCAATTAATGTCTTGAGCAACTGATTGAGCACACTACCTCCACCCACTGAGGCTAATACAAATAACATTCCTCGGTAATTCTTTTTAAAAATCCATAGATAGAGAACTAATACTAGAGAGACAACAGTGACAGTAGGAGGATTGGCAAAGAAATCAAAAACTCCTATTATCAAGTTCCCTTCAAACCACTCGCTAAATACACGGTCCGTCCATAATTCTTCTTTATTTACATAGTAATAATACATAATAAAAAAGAGACCGAGGGCTGGCAGTGCAAGTATGTATTTCCAATTATTCATGGTCACTTAACTCCTCCCCCTTGTTTACTATTGTTCTACCCGAACTGTAGTCAGGAATAAACGTTTGTCGTTAAAGTATTCCAGCATTTTAGCATATCCACCTTCTTTATTCCCGTTAATTAAATTCTCATCGACATTTCGACTTATTTCGCTATACTAAATAGTAGTACTTGAAAGGAGAACCCTCATGCTTCGTAAATTCTTTAGTTATTACAGGCCTCACAGAAGGCTTTTCATCATTGATTTTTCAAGTGCAATCATCGTTGCTATTCTTGAACTTGCCTTCCCTGTAGCTGTCCAATACTTTATTGATGACCTGCTACCAACGGGTGATTGGGATCTCATTGTTCAAACAGGGGTCTTGTTATT
Protein-coding regions in this window:
- a CDS encoding phosphatase PAP2 family protein; amino-acid sequence: MNNWKYILALPALGLFFIMYYYYVNKEELWTDRVFSEWFEGNLIIGVFDFFANPPTVTVVSLVLVLYLWIFKKNYRGMLFVLASVGGGSVLNQLLKTLIERERPELEGQLLSFSFPSGHSMAGIIYLLTLAYFLTEYMYERKKQVLIWSAALLLALLIGLSRVAEIHHYGSDVVAGWSIGYVWFALVMWWYEYRERQFKKHRPSST